In Brassica napus cultivar Da-Ae chromosome C2, Da-Ae, whole genome shotgun sequence, the sequence caaccaataaaacataaaggTCTATGAAAAGAACGTGCATTCCTAGCTAACGAATCTGCAATCTCATTCTGCGTCCTTGGAAAGTAGTTGATCTTGAAGTCTGAAAAACACAACCGAAGAGTTTGAATGGTTTCCAGCTCAGTTGAGAAGTTGGGCCAAGCTTGTGGCTGTTCTATCATTGCAATCAGATCCTTGCAGTCAGTCCCAAACCTCTGACAGGTCGAATGTTGTATCATACTCTCCATTGCCCACTGTAGCGCTTCCAGTTCCGAGTGTAAAGTTGTCTCCCGCCTCCTCAAATTCCTTGACTCCATGAGTTGAATCTTCCCCATGGTATCCTTCTAAACCCATCCCATTCCACTAAACTGAGTTGTggaggtccatgaaccatccaccatacaaatattacccaagcttaaggctTGTGTTTCTTCAGCAATCTGTACATGTGGCGGGACCGGTACAGTGTCTCTTGCATTATACCAAGCTTGgcactcactctctgcataccTGACTAGTTCCAATGGGTCTCTGTCTATGCCTCTAAACAACTTATCATTCCTAGCTATCCAGATGTAGcaaattatccaaggataaggaTCTCTATCATCTTCTGGCTCCATAATACTATTCTTTCTCCAAAAAAGATAGTTCATATTAGCATAAATACTTGGTACCAAGAAGATTTGAGAGCTCGGCGGTGTTGATGATAGTTCCCATGCTTGTAATGCCGGTGGACACTCAAAGATAGCATGAGTAACAGTCTCTTCTGGcgctccacatcttgggcaataATTATCACAGCACATATTACGGCGTACCAGATTCCTTGTCACTTCTACCTGTCCTGatattaattgccatataagataaCAGAACTTTTGTGGCGCATTtaccttccaagcaaaggcttgaagttttGTAATGATGGGTTGTAGAACTTCTATATCTTCATCTCTCATCAAGTTTGTAGCAACCCAATATCCTGACTTAACAGTATATTGTCCATTCTTTGTGAACTCTAGCAAAATGTATCACGTCGATGGGTAGGACTTATGGCCAAACTCAGAATCATCGGAATATCCTCTTGAGCTACATATTGTTCCAGTAATCGAACATCCCACTCCTTTGAAACAGGATTGATAAGACTGCTTACGGTCATCTTTGGGTTTACTGTTGGGTCCCGGGCGCTAGCCGGTCTAGCTGGCGTCCAAGGGATCCAAGGGTCCTCCCACACAATAATTTCATATCCCGAATGCATTTTGCTTCTGATGCCCAGACGTAATAGCTTCCTTGCAGCAGTAATACTCGTCCATACATACGATGGGGTATCTGCTTTGCCAATTCGCAACGGCGAACTCAGACGGTAATATTTTTCCGGAAGAACTCTCGCTACTAGTGAATCTGTGAATTGAACAAGACGCCAAAGCTTTTTAGCTAGGAGAGCTAGATTAAATTCATGGATCATACGGAAACCAATTCCTCCCTCCTCTCGAGGTGCACACATTTTTTCCCATTTTGCCCAATAAATTCCTCTTTTTGGAGGATTCGAGCTCCACTAGAATTGTGCAATGACACTTGCCAGGTTCTCACATATCTCCAAAGAAAGCAGAAAGCTGGACATGACATAGGTTGGGAGAgctaacaatatatatttaattaaaacctCCTTTCCTCCCTTAGATAACCATCTACCAGTCCAGCCATTCACTTTGTGTAGGAGCTTCTCCTTTAAGAAAGCAAACAATTTACACTTTGATCCACTGATGTCCTCTGAGATTGCTAAGTAGGAGCCCGTCCCGCCTTTGTTTTGAATACCAAGAGTATCCTTGATCTGCTGTCTATCATTCGCTGGAATCCTTTTACCAAAGAGTAATGTGGATTTGTCAAAATTAATACGTTGacctgatgctttctcatatttcctgactactttcataacttcttcacattcacggggctccgtcttacagaagaaaaggctatcatcagcaaagagaaggtgtgaTACCGAGGGGCTAGCGCGAGGGActcgcatccccgttatcttcccttgattctctacttgattaagaaggctaacgagagctttcgtgcatagaataaatatgaaaggagacaaaggatctccttgtcgtAAACCTCTCCCAGGGACAATGTTTCCCCTTGGTTCTCCATTCATGAGGACTTTATACTTGATCGAGGTGATGCATCACATAATCCATTCAATCCATATTTCTGAAAAACCCATCTTTCTCATTACTGCCTCAATGAATGACCACTCCATTCTATCGTATGCTTTACTCATATAAGTTTTTATGGCCATTCGTTTAACCCGACCTCCCGGTTTAGTTCTCAAAGCGTGAAACATCTCCTTAGCTATCATGATATTATCGTAATCTGTCTACCAGCAACGAAGGCTGACTGGGTCTCTGATATCCGATGTGGAAGCACCTTCTTCAATCtttggcataagaccttagataTTATCTTGTAGCTGACATTGCATAGACTGATAGGTCTAAACTTTGTCATCTCATTTGGCTTCGTTGTCTTAGGAATTAAACAAATGTTCGGGTCATTCAGGCCTTGTGCCATTGTTCCCTCAAAAAGAAACTGATTAACTAACAAGTTAAATCATCTTTGACAATATCCCAAAACTTCTGATAGAAGAGAGTTGTCATTCCGTCCGGTCCTGGAGCTTTCTCTGGGTGCATAGCAAACAGTGCTAATTTGACCTCCCATTCAGGAGCAGTCAGGTCCTCATTTATTGCCCCAGTAATCGTAGGTGAGATCTCTGATAGCGCATCAGCTATATCCTCAGGGTTGGAAGACTCAAATATTTGTCGGAAGtaactagtagcaatggctactaatCCTTCCTCATCCTCCACCACATTCCCATTTTCATCTAAGAGTTGTGTTATCCTATTCCTAGCTCTTCTCTGCTTCACCAACGAATGGAAATATTTTGAGTTCCTATCACCTTCCCTTAACCAGAGAACCCCACTTTTCTGTCTCCAAAACATCTCTTCTGCCTTAAGAGCAGTAGAAAATTCTTTCAGAGCATCTGCTATTTTCTTAGAGGTAGCATCATCATTCGAATATAGGTCCTCCACCTTCTCTTTAAGCTCTTCTACTAACTTCTCGGAATTCACATTGTTTTGTCTCCTCCATTGACTTAACGCTTTTCTACAACTAGCAATGTGTTCTATTATTTTCGCCTCAAGAGGCAAATCCTCCGACTTCCATCCGTCGAGGATGACTTGCCTGAGTTCCTCGTTATCCAGCCAGcgtttttcaaatttaaatttatctttcCTCCTCACTGGCTTTGTTAAAATGTCTGCTAGGACCGGACGATGATCCGATCCCCAAAGCCTAAGATACCTGACAGCTGAATGGGAAAACTTTTCATGCCAATCATCATTCTCCACTGCTCTGTCCAAACGACATCTAACAGTCGTCCCTCCTGATCTTTTCCCTACCCAGGATAGCATATTTCCAGTAAATGGAAATTCCAGCATGCCACAGTCGCTCACCATTTGCTTGAATGGCAAGAAAGAACTATCAGAGCGCCTTCTACCCCCTTCCTTCTCACTATGATCAGTTATTTCGTTAGAATCACCTATCATGAACCAAGGTCCATTTCgtgttgttgagaaacgcgAATGACGTTCCCAAACCTGATCCCGACGTTCTAAGACAGGGTCTCCATAAACAAATGTCATAAagacttttattccatcaatgactgcctcaatgtcaatcattatgttatttgaaaataaaacattaacttgaaattcatccataaataAAAGAGCTGATCTTCCGCTAAAGCCAAGTGGCTCAACGGTAAACAAGTGATCAAATCCTAAGTCggcctgaatgttttgcaacagcAGCCTCCTATTCTTTGTCTCAGAAAGAGACACGAGTCCTgggcgatgcttctgacacatctccgtaaggcgtcgaactgtgaggtcgtttccaatccctcgacagttccaactgagtgTTCTCATGGATAATCCTTTGATGAGTTTTTGGAACCAATCAATCCATCACCTTTTGATACGCTATCTCTCTACTTCTTCGAACTCTGGTATTGACGCCTAGACCTGCTCGAATCTCTAGCCATATGAGCTCCTtgtgttggggaaaaatatcccggtatcatttcctccagcctccagGCAGGATCCAGACCCTCGGGTCCCCGATAAGGGAACCCTCCAGGCCCCCCCTAGAAGGAACCCCGAGTTTGGTCCCTAGAACCGAGCTCCCTTCCaggaaatggaaaacttccgataaggagaaccttccatatttccgaatatggaagagtttaacctaatggAACCGACCCCTAGACGACTATATAAGAGCTACTAcaaccctaaagcaagggatcgacttCTCCAAGGCTTAGAGACTAGAATTAGAGATCTAAAACTAGGGTTTATAAAAAGATCATTGTAACCGCCCTTGTTCTTGTTTGGCTGATCAATAATACGTCTCTTCAAGCCTATCTCTTTATCATTCTCTTGAAATCCTCACGAAACACATACAAATTCACCCGGTTTACCAGCCTATCCATcgttccgtagtactcacaaagagcCTACAAAAAAATCCCCTaatagtttggcgctagaaggaggggattAATCTAACTACATGATGGTGGCGGTGGATGAGCATGGCGAACCAACTGAAGCTGCCCAAACGACAGCTGAGCTTCAAAAGCAAATAGACGGATTGCAAAGCCAAATCACCGACATGCATCGAGCTCGGGAGACTACCGGAGAAAACCCCGACCTCTCTTCAGAAGTTCAAAGTCTGAAGGAAAAACTTAACGAACACTCCAAACAGCTGGAGCAAAGTGCCGAGAAGCTAAGCCAGCTTCAGTCGGAGAACACTGTCCTCTGGGACCAGAACCAAGCCCTCAACACAGCAGGCAACAAGAAGCGTCGTTTCAACACCCCGATCCGACCTATGGGAAATCTGAACACGCCCAGCACCGGAGGAGGTACAACCGATACACCTCCTACGTTGGGAGTAGCTGGGGCAACTAGGGAAGGGACCGAGAATCCTCAAATCCACGACCTAGAAGAGAGTGATTCCGAGCCGGAACCTGGGAAGGAAGCACTTGAGCGGGCTGCAGCAACAGAATCCTCCATAACCGCCTACCTTGAACAGATTTTCTCTAAGAGATTCGACGCCATGCAGTCCATGGTAGAACGCCTACCAGGAGTAGCTCCCCCAATCCGGAGGAGTAACACAGATTCTTACGCCGATACCCCCTTCGTGGAGGAAATCACCTCAGTCGAGATGCCTAGAAAGTTCTCCTTCCCTAGCATCAAGATGTATGACGATACTGGCGACTCCGAATATCACATCGCGCAGTACAAGCAAAGGATGTTGGCGGTTGCACTCCCTAAGGAATCCCGCGAAGCCACGATGTGCAAAGGGTTCGGTTCCACTCTCATCGGACCTGCCTTGCAGTGGTACATCAATCTCCCTACCAGGTCCATATCTTCCTTCGCAGGCCTGAGCGACAAATTCGTGGAGCAGTTCGCAAGTAGTAGAATCCTGGAGAAGACTTCAGATGGTCTCTACGAGATCCTCCAGCATCGAGTGGAACCCTTGCGAGACTACATAGCTTGCTTCAACCAGGTGAAAGTGGCGGTCCCCGAATGCAGCATCCCTACTGCGTTCTCTGCCTTCAAAAGAGGTGTACTTCGAGACGGGGGGGGCTATACAAAGAGTTGACCATGTACCCTTGCACGACCATGGAAGATGTGTTGTCCCAAGCCTGGGCGCAGGTGAAGTGGGAGGAAGATGTTCCTAGCTGTGCCAAGGCTCAACCAAAGCAGGACCAAAGGTCAGCCCGATCAGATCGAGGGGAACGAGAAGAAAGAGCCTCCCAAAAAGGATCAAAGGACTCCGGTATTAGAAATTGGGGCAGGTTCCCGTACCGGCCTCAATAGAAGGAAGAAGGAATGTCGGTATCTACCTTGCCTGATAACTCTCATCTCTCAATATCAACACCAGAGCTGGTCAACGCACTGAGACAGATGGGCCAACAGGTTAAGTGGCCCCCAAAGATGAAAGCACCTGATTCGTTCCGGAACTCGGAACTCTGGTGTGACTTCCACCGCGATCATGGCCACAAAACCGAAGACTGCATCGCCCTAAGGATCGAGGTCAACAAATTACTCCAAAAAGGGCATCTCCAAGAATTCCTCTCAGAGAAAGCTAAGGCCCACCTCAGCAATGAAACAGAAGGGAACTCCAAAGGAGCTGCACCAACCTCACCACCTCGCCAAGATCGGGTGATCCATGTCATATCCGGAGGCTCAGAAGTAAGCGGAGCAAGCCACGCAGCCGCAAAGAAAAGCACCCGTAACGCTAAGTATGGTCTGGAAACGACCCAACTGAAGCGCCTACTTCTAGGCACCGATGAGATAAGCTTCACAGCTAAGGAGCAAGAGAAGATCCTAGCTCCCCACCGTGATTCTCTAGTTATCTCTCTCGCCATAGCAAACTGCTTGGTGAAAAGAATACTAGTAGACAATGGCAGCTCCAGAAACATTTTCTTCCGGAGGGCGTACCAAGATCCGGGGCTGGAGGAGAGAGCCCTGACGCGAAAGGTAACTCCACTCATCGGATTCAGCGGCGAGGTCAAGAAAACCACCGGAGAGACTATCCTCCCAATATACGCTGAAGGAGTCAACATGTCTACCAAATTCCTGGTCGTAGATTGCCAATCAGCATATAACATGATCTTGGGACGACCCTGGATTCACGACATGGGAGCAGTCCCTTCAACCCTTCATCAGATGGTGAACTTTCCTACACCCTGGGGCATCAGACCACCCTGAAGGGGaagaccaaggtcttatagcaattacagagaGGACCTCGGACCCCGCGAACCCAGGGATCAGAGGTCAATGATACGAGTAGTTGGGGGTCGTTCCGGAGAAGGAGGACCCCAAATCATTCCAAGAACCAGAGGAATCCTCATAGAACCTGTGTCGACCGCTTCGCATGGTCTCCCCCGAAGCCCTTCAAAGTTGCATCTGCTCGTAAGACCTGGTCTTCACAGGACCCTCGTCCTCTGCCTCACATAGACAAGACAACCAAGAACCTTATCAGGTATCAGTCAGTGGTCTCGCGGATAGATTAGTGTGGCGCAAGTACTTCAAGGAGACCTCCTCAGAGGGTGCATCAGCCGGATCTGAAGCAAAGGGCGCCTCACAGACGCAGGAAGGAAACACTTAGCCAGGCAGGAGGCCTCCGAACCTGGTCGCTCCGGTGGATGAATGTGACTACCCATTTCATGGAAGTACTGAAAACCTTCATTGACAGAAGACAGCGGACTCCGAACACTAAAGGCCGGGGCATGAAACGAGTCTCAACCACGGTCCCTGGACCCAAGAAAGAGGCAGAACCCTGAGGAAAAAGGAGGAACCTTCCAGCAAGGATGCTCGTCCCAAAAGCAAGTCAAACCCTGCGAATCACCTAGAAACAAGAGGTAAAACATGGCCTAACCACCGGGGTACCTCGCAAGCTGATACCTTGTACGGTCTCCGGACcatgatttctattaattatttatctattatttaagcattatgttttcCTACTTCTATGTACATTGAAACGTCTCCGGACAaagcttaaataataaaatagttccgactataaAATAGTAGTAGAAATGCCataatacttaaaggggcaaacgagctggatcaggtccaagagaccttcgatcctggccaacccttaATGACAAAGTGGTACAAccacacaaaaacaaaatgggtatgagacataaggtAGGAATGGGTCTGCGCAAGCCCGAGTATGTCGTCAATACTACCTAAAACCCTTGTATAGCTTTAGGGGTCTGCGCAAGCCCGAGTATCGGGGTCCCaaacaaaaataccaaaaatgtgAATGTGCTGTTAGGGAAGTTTTGTGTACAAGTGATTCGTGCTCAGCACTACGGAATGATAGGAAGAAGGAGACTGGTCGTCGTGATATTTTCTCTTGCTTCGGTCGTGGATAAGACAGGAGATCCTGCTCCGAGGGTAGTGCCATACAGGTATGGGCAGGTATATGTCGTCAGTGCCTTAGTAGCAGTAAGAAAGGTCGGCTGTTAGGCAGGAATTGATGGTCCCGACTCCAGGGTCAGTCCTTGGATGCCTCCTAATCTGTAGTTGATGGTTCCGACTACCAGGGGCGGTCCCTGAGCGTCTAGGGGTGGAACCATGGAAGGTGTTTGGGtttatagttgcatccttcaatgttgattgcctacgtacccttcaaTGAGGGATCAAGCCGTTCGTAGTTCATGTATGTGGAGGCACGGAGCCTAGATGGACGCGTAGCCTGATGGAGGCACATAGCTTGATGGAGGCGCGTAGCCCTAATGGAGGCACGTGGCCTAGGGAGCACGTAACTCTGTAGGTTGTTGGAGTCATCCGTTCTAGGGGGGCACTTAGCCCGAACAGATGGTAAACATGTCGATATGCTGCAGTGAGCATCCCACGTCTTTTCTAACTAACCTTGTGTACATAACACTCCTCATATAATCCACTGAAATTATCTTCATCCCGCTCCTcctaagttttccttaagttcTCATTTCTCAACTGAGTTCCTCATATACAAACGAGTAATCCATCTTGATTTACTACTTGCCATCTTGGAGACTCTATGCTCTCTCCTGGTATAACAGCCAAATCAATCATTTCGATTATGCTTCTTGATTATTGAGTTCCTTCTCAATATTGACACCAACTTTCCCTTTCTTTAACGGATATGCAACTGCATTTgcgtttcttatattttatttaaatagtgGACACTTGCATTCTCTCTCCATACTGAAATgataaataatttgaagaccAAACAAAACTGTAGCCAACTCTTACTTGTGCATTGGATAATTTTCATTATGCCTCTTTAGCTCCCTGATGCATAAACGATTATCCAATCGTCTTGCATCAGCATTCACCTAACTGGTTGACATGTTACGGTCATGCAAGGCTAAGATGTGCGTAGACATAGAAACTTCCTCTTTatgatattcttcttctttactccTTTTACTTCATTCCTAGGTAATACCTTTCTCAATCAATCAGCTCAGCGGTTGATATGGGTGTCAACTCTTGAACAAACTTCTGATGGTAAGCCCAAAGATCTATGAATCTCAATAACGTAGATTAGACACGACCATTATTCGATAGCagcaacattttttttaaaaaaatctccaaCAAATCCTTGTTCCAACTTGCTGACTAACAGATCCAACTTCCATTTTCCTAGCAGTAGCATTTACTAAAACTTGACGCATCCATCGAGCGTCTTTGAAAACCAATTGCACCATGCAACTGATCTTAACCACTCATAAATTCTAGAAAGTTGATACTTAACCATAGCCACATCATCTATAGTTGAACATAACCACAAAATCTCATCCTTTTTCTTTATCACTGACATGGGTACTCCCCGAGAAAATATCTAGGTCGAGGAAACCTTTCTCCAAACAAATCTTCTAACTGCTACTAGAACTCGACGAGAACCACTTGGTGAGATCCCTAGGCTATTGCAGCAAATCCAGGTTCCACAAGATTACTGAACTGCTTACTTCTAGATGGCAACAACTCTTCCAATTCCTTAAGCATAACTTCAAATTCTCTAACTATCAGTCTGTTTACTATATTCTGATTCTCGTCATCTACTCTTTTCCTAATGATCAAGATAATGGAATATACATCTCCACCTTTTCCCAAAAGGTCTTCAACTCCCAAGACTGATACGAACGATGCTCCAACACTTGGTACAATACCATTGCCAACCGTGACGTGTCTTCTTCCAAATACTTCTTTCCTCGACATCCTAATTGAGATCGGTAACTAGATGGCCAATCTCATTCTAGATAGAAACATACCGCTCTAACGGAAGTATTATGGAATGGGGAAGGCATACCATAACTTTAACTTGCAGCCCGTACTTCCAAATAAGAACGGTAGACTTGAATTCAAAAAAGTGAATCCTCTCTAACTACATATATGTGTTGTTCCCGAATCAAACACAATATGGGCGGAAAATTCCATCCATAGGCAAGGTCTCTTACGACACCTTGATCACAattcacatatatatttatt encodes:
- the LOC106369692 gene encoding uncharacterized protein LOC106369692, producing the protein MEDVLSQAWAQVKWEEDVPSCAKAQPKQDQRSARSDRGEREERASQKGSKDSELVNALRQMGQQVKWPPKMKAPDSFRNSELWCDFHRDHGHKTEDCIALRIEVNKLLQKGHLQEFLSEKAKAHLSNETEGNSKGAAPTSPPRQDRVIHVISGGSEVSGASHAAAKKSTRNAKYGLETTQLKRLLLGTDEISFTAKEQEKILAPHRDSLVISLAIANCLVKRILVDNGSSRNIFFRRAYQDPGLEERALTRKVTPLIGFSGEVKKTTGETILPIYAEGVNMSTKFLVVDCQSAYNMILGRPWIHDMGAVPSTLHQMVNFPTPWGIRPP